A single Ischnura elegans chromosome 13 unlocalized genomic scaffold, ioIscEleg1.1 SUPER_13_unloc_2, whole genome shotgun sequence DNA region contains:
- the LOC124172756 gene encoding uncharacterized protein LOC124172756: MAGCSTYVSGLSPKERETRKTEGTGYHERRAVSGRKKKYATKRPDVNLGSVRRYSQDNPEVNREAVRRYAADHPEVNREAVRRYIAEHPEEHREAVRRYAADHPEVNREAVRKYATTHPRVKTSAISRLQEIDPEASRQTSVRYRLRNPDLQTMRHIPAALGKKIVSNGPMAYWNRAALDDVAPFKLKRVSLWEEGVHRCCHCGARLFDEEKERRKWCCGEGSFNVQRLPSLDAPFYSNRAFLGRSRAYNDLFAFCALEVSGGYRHPSGLSFFKIEGRMYHHVHALEARGQRFTTRGGNTQFVNRCRLYIDDGEERRNIALGRTLSTGVIEEIDCYITGVNPFIEEFRRLSAEPSIDAHLTFEVTSRSTHGPRLGDRESGIEVHAAMSTEDAAYDPRKLTIWKRSDRRPSSIDLLSPLMEPFQYPLLYPHGNLGWHVGMKDNQGRKLTQFNYARCLLLSECRFSHLGRLSQAWQVEMFARYEEERLRFIRYSQIRSSSATATRIAPLDELIDVGRQEQGQVRRDIEGDETVQGEGGVRPGKVYLPSTFTGGPRYMKVHYENAMALVSRLGAPTYFLTFTYSAHWEENRKACPHGSKRSDPSTACRIFSIKLGELIRDLRSGAFLGRPAYFVYVIEMQMRGLPHAHIVFKVHGGEPVQAAEIDEVIRADIPSEDEAGGRLRKLVLQHMIHGPCGTDYRTDFPCWDDAKGCCGKFYPKPSCETTHVDERGFVQYRRSYSNQGIITTRRREITVHDGWVVPYNAALMLKYEAHINLELASTRRVVKYLFKYLMKGGSLQNVTVTPIGLQENEVEQYATKRMIGASDACWRLLEFPISKLEPTVECLPVHLEGKQQVIYRPRESNLTDIASSASSKLMIYFDRPRDPIFDDLTYQSFYEKCIVHSRPPRTEVYFEHPDGVHYVTARKRGEKVCRLLWISPNRGEQYYLRILLMTTPCRGYADLLSRGVGHCRTFQEVARTLGLIEDEEEFSDAMKEASAFMLANALRSFFVLLCNVGAPAAILWDKFKDALSEDHLDRHPENPEVAYRLTLLAIDRSLRRQGSCLTDHGLPHVDDETTELSREQVRYGREQLRSFVEEWEPRLSEDQKRVFSHVKTLIQDEKRGDRILFLDGPGGYGKTALISVILAYARGQGFVALAVASSGIAASNMEGGTTAHSMFRLPLDLGDGTGYWNVSNSSQRAELVREAKIIIFDEAPMAHHFLFQIIDRSLRDLMGKDLPFGGKIFVCSGDFRQIPPVVEKARTPADVARVSLRSSPMWRTFKIFSLTTPQRTSNCKDYSDFLLQVGNGTIDSIPFGEGRLQETLIPLRGLRAVTSLRQLIDEVFPPCVLSQPELCAKRAILSTLNVNVKEINELVLESYEGCLHELRSADSVYKEDDEGLDVDIQLLNKASGKGIPDHVLRLKVGSGSRVANEPGLPSIVIGIYHHGDQAPLPQAGFRIIRVGTRSPGTFARK, encoded by the exons AACGTGAAACGCGGAAGACCGAAGGTACTGGATACCACGAGAGACGAGCAGTTAGCGGCcgcaaaaaaaaatatgcaacaaagaGACCAGATGTTAACCTGGGCTCAGTTCGTCGCTACAGCCAAGACAATCCAGAAGTGAATAGGGAAGCCGTGAGGAGGTACGCCGCCGATCACCCGGAGGTTAACAGGGAAGCCGTGAGAAGGTACATCGCCGAGCACCCGGAGGAGCATAGGGAAGCCGTGAGAAGGTACGCCGCCGATCACCCTGAGGTTAACAGGGAAGCCGTAAGGAAGTACGCTACTACGCATCCGAGGGTTAAAACGAGTGCTATCAGTCGATTGCAGGAGATCGATCCGGAGGCATCGCGGCAGACGTCGGTGAGGTATAGGTTGCGTAATCCGGATTTACAGACCATGAGGCACATTCCCGCTGCTCTCGGAAAAAAGATAGTTAGCAATGGCCCCATGGCCTATTGGAATAGAGCGGCACTGGACGATGTCGCGCCTTTCAAGTTGAAGAGGGTATCCCTTTGGGAAGAAGGCGTGCATCGATGCTGTCACTGTGGCGCTAGGCTTTTCGACGAGGAGAAGGAACGTAGAAAGTGGTGCTGCGGGGAGGGATCGTTTAATGTGCAGCGGCTGCCTTCCCTAGACGCACCGTTTTATTCCAATAGAGCATTCTTGGGTAGATCGCGAGCGTACAACGACCTTTTCGCCTTCTGCGCGCTAGAGGTCAGTGGGGGGTACAGGCACCCAAGTGGGCTGTCATTCTTTAAGATAGAAGGTAGGATGTACCACCATGTGCACGCTCTGGAAGCTCGAGGACAAAGGTTCACCACGAGAGGAGGTAACACTCAGTTCGTGAACCGCTGCCGCCTTTACATAGACGACGGCGAAGAACGAAGAAACATAGCGCTAGGAAGAACGCTAAGCACGGGCGTCATTGAAGAAATTGACTGTTACATCACAGGTGTGAATCCGTTCATCGAGGAATTCCGTCGCCTGAGTGCGGAGCCATCAATCGACGCGCATCTCACTTTCGAAGTGACGAGCAGATCCACTCACGGTCCGAGACTTGGAGATAGAGAAAGTGGTATAGAGGTGCACGCCGCCATGAGCACGGAGGACGCAGCATACGATCCTAGGAAATTGACAATATGGAAGAGGAGTGACCGAAGACCGTCCTCAATAGACCTCTTGAGTCCTCTCATGGAGCCGTTCCAATATCCGTTGCTCTACCCCCACGGTAATTTGGGTTGGCACGTGGGAATGAAGGATAACCAAGGAAGAAAACTCACGCAGTTCAACTACGCAAGATGCCTACTGCTGTCAGAATGCCGATTTTCCCACTTGGGGCGTTTGTCGCAGGCGTGGCAAGTGGAAATGTTCGCCCGGTACGAAGAAGAGCGGCTACGTTTCATCCGCTATTCCCAGATTCGATCCTCCTCCGCAACCGCCACGCGGATCGCACCTCTCGACGAACTCATAGACGTAGGAAGACAGGAACAAGGACAGGTTCGACGAGATATCGAGGGTGACGAAACGGTTCAAGGAGAAGGTGGCGTGCGTCCGGGGAAAGTATACCTTCCGAGCACGTTCACCGGAGGACCCCGGTACATGAAGGTCCACTACGAGAACGCCATGGCTCTAGTATCGCGGTTGGGAGCGCCGACTTACTTCCTCACGTTTACCTATAGCGCTCACTGGGAGGAAAATAGAAAGGCGTGCCCCCACGGAAGCAAGCGTAGTGATCCTTCCACAGCCTGCAGGATATTTAGCATAAAGCTCGGGGAATTGATAAGAGACTTGCGTAGCGGAGCATTTCTTGGGCGCCCCGCCTACTTCGTCTACGTCATCGAAATGCAAATGCGGGGTTTGCCTCACGCGCACATAGTTTTCAAGGTACACGGAGGGGAACCAGTACAAGCGGCAGAAATTGACGAGGTAATTCGCGCAGACATTCCATCCGAAGACGAGGCCGGTGGACGACTTAGAAAGTTAGTTTTGCAACACATGATCCACGGCCCGTGCGGTACCGACTACCGCACCGACTTCCCATGTTGGGATGACGCGAAAGGTTGTTGCGGtaaattttatcccaaaccgTCTTGCGAAACAACCCACGTGGACGAAAGAGGTTTCGTTCAGTATAGGCGCAGTTATTCTAATCAGGGGATTATCACCACGCGACGCAGGGAAATTACAGTGCACGACGGATGGGTGGTCCCGTACAACGCCGCGCTGATGTTGAAGTACGAGGCACACATAAACTTAGAACTTGCATCCACTCGCCGCGtagttaaatatttgtttaaatacctAATGAAGGGTGGCTCACTGCAAAACGTCACCGTGACCCCGATAGGATTGCAAGAGAACGAGGTCGAGCAGTATGCCACAAAGCGCATGATCGGCGCCAGCGACGCCTGCTGGCGTCTGCTTGAGTTCCCCATTTCTAAATTGGAGCCCACCGTGGAATGCCTTCCCGTCCACTTGGAAGGGAAACAACAAGTCATATACAGGCCTCGCGAGAGTAATTTGACAGACATCGCGTCTTCCGCCTCTTCCAAATTAATGATTTACTTCGACCGTCCGCGAGACCCCATTTTCGACGACTTGACGTACCAGAGTTTCTACGAGAAGTGCATAGTCCACTCCCGTCCTCCGCGTACTGAGGTCTATTTCGAGCACCCCGACGGCGTGCATTACGTTACCGCTCGCAAGCGCGGGGAAAAAGTCTGTAGGTTGCTTTGGATTTCACCTAACCGAGGCGAACAGTATTACTTAAGGATCCTTCTCATGACCACTCCTTGCCGTGGTTACGCCGACCTTTTGTCCCGCGGGGTAGGTCATTGCCGCACGTTTCAGGAAGTCGCGCGTACTTTAGGCTTGATCGAGGACGAGGAGGAATTCAGCGATGCCATGAAAGAGGCCTCGGCGTTCATGCTTGCAAATGCATTGCGGTCATTCTTCGTTCTTCTCTGCAATGTAGGCGCACCAGCGGCCATCCTTTGGGATAAATTTAAGGATGCCCTGAGTGAGGATCATTTAGACCGGCATCCCGAGAACCCCGAGGTAGCGTACCGATTAACTCTTTTAGCTATCGATAGGAGCCTCAGGCGTCAGGGTTCTTGTCTCACCGATCACGGGCTTCCGCACGTCGACGACGAAACTACCGAATTGAGTAGAGAGCAGGTTCGTTACGGCAGGGAACAGTTGAGGTCTTTCGTGGAGGAGTGGGAGCCAAGGCTTTCCGAGGACCAGAAACGTGTTTTCTCCCACGTCAAAACCCTCATCCAGGATGAAAAAAGAGGGGATAGAATATTGTTCCTCGACGGGCCGGGCGGCTATGGAAAAACCGCACTCATCAGCGTCATTCTAGCGTACGCGCGCGGACAAGGATTTGTTGCTTTGGCAGTTGCCAGCTCGGGGATCGCGGCGTCCAACATGGAAGGAGGGACTACGGCCCACAGCATGTTCCGCCTCCCCCTCGATTTAGGGGACGGAACCGGATATTGGAACGTGAGCAACAGTTCGCAGCGGGCTGAACTCGTGAGAGAAGCAAAAATCATTATCTTCGACGAGGCACCGATGGCTCatcactttttgtttcaaattatagATAGGTCACTTAGGGATCTTATGGGTAAAGATTTGCCGTTCGGAGGAAAGATATTCGTCTGTTCCGGAGACTTTAGGCAAATCCCACCCGTCGTGGAAAAAGCGCGCACCCCCGCAGATGTAGCGCGTGTTTCCCTGCGGTCGTCACCGATGTGGAGGACCTTCAAGATATTTTCCTTGACAACGCCACAACGAACGAGTAACTGCAAGGATTACTCGGACTTCCTCCTCCAGGTTGGCAACGGCACCATCGACTCCATCCCCTTCGGCGAGGGACGGCTACAAGAGACGCTGATACCCCTTCGAGGACTAAGGGCTGTGACATCTCTGCGGCAACTTATCGACGAGGTCTTTCCACCCTGCGTTCTGAGCCAACCCGAGCTCTGCGCAAAGAGAGCGATTCTCTCCACGTTGAATGTAAACGTCAAGGAAATAAACGAGTTGGTTCTCGAATCTTACGAAGGATGCCTGCATGAGCTGAGGAGCGCCGACAGCGTCTACAAAGAAGACGACGAGGGACTCGACGTGGACATCCAACTGTTGAACAAGGCATCCGGAAAAGGCATTCCGGACCACGTTCTGCGCCTCAAGGTCGGATCG GGGAGTAGGGTGGCAAACGAACCTGGCCTGCCTTCCATCGTCATCGGCATATACCATCACGGAGACCAAGCGCCGTTACCACAGGCGGGTTTCCGTATTATTCGAGTAGGGACAAGGTCACCAGGGACGTTTGCGCGGAAATAA